One window from the genome of Candidatus Omnitrophota bacterium encodes:
- a CDS encoding MBL fold metallo-hydrolase, giving the protein MIIRSVTVGQMKANCYILGCKKTRQAVIIDPGDDYQKIINCLKQEGLEPKIVINTHGHIDHIAVNDKFNLPIYIHELDAECLINPTKNLSAFFGPGYTSPTAVRLLKDKDEIEVGEINLRVIHTPGHTPGGICLTTDNIVFTGDTLFCRGIGRTDFPGASEKDLIASIKEKIFALSDKTVVYPGHGPYSTVGSEAVFMKKQSML; this is encoded by the coding sequence ATGATCATAAGATCTGTAACTGTGGGACAGATGAAGGCCAATTGTTATATTCTGGGCTGTAAAAAAACCAGGCAGGCCGTGATTATTGACCCCGGCGATGATTATCAAAAGATTATCAACTGCCTTAAGCAGGAAGGGTTAGAGCCGAAAATAGTTATAAATACGCATGGCCACATAGATCACATCGCTGTAAATGATAAATTTAATCTTCCGATATATATTCACGAACTGGACGCTGAATGTTTAATAAATCCCACGAAAAATTTATCCGCGTTTTTTGGTCCGGGTTATACCTCACCAACGGCTGTCCGTTTGTTAAAAGACAAAGACGAAATAGAAGTAGGTGAAATAAATTTAAGAGTCATTCATACTCCCGGCCATACACCGGGCGGGATATGTTTAACCACCGATAATATCGTTTTTACCGGGGATACCCTGTTTTGCCGGGGGATTGGCAGGACGGATTTTCCCGGCGCATCAGAGAAAGACCTTATTGCCTCAATAAAAGAAAAGATTTTTGCGCTTAGCGATAAGACAGTTGTTTATCCCGGTCACGGGCCTTATTCTACTGTTGGCAGTGAAGCTGTGTTTATGAAAAAACAGAGTATGCTGTGA
- a CDS encoding NIL domain-containing protein — MISKKIVLRFPRNLVDQPIVSRLVKEYDLSFNILQAKVTPDEEGLMIVELSGEEPNCNNGINYLQKLGVGLQLLEKDVHRNDNRCTQCGVCTVICPTGALFMNREDMTVGFDVSKCTGCELCVSACPPGAMEVKLL, encoded by the coding sequence ATGATATCCAAGAAAATAGTTCTACGTTTTCCGCGTAATTTAGTTGACCAACCGATTGTTTCCCGCCTGGTTAAGGAATATGATCTTTCGTTCAATATCCTCCAGGCAAAAGTTACTCCTGATGAAGAAGGGTTGATGATCGTAGAGCTTTCCGGCGAAGAGCCAAATTGTAATAACGGGATCAATTATTTACAAAAGTTAGGGGTAGGTCTGCAGCTTTTAGAAAAGGATGTCCATCGTAACGATAACCGCTGTACTCAATGCGGAGTTTGTACTGTTATCTGCCCGACCGGTGCCTTGTTTATGAACAGGGAGGATATGACGGTCGGCTTTGATGTTTCCAAATGCACGGGTTGTGAACTTTGCGTATCTGCTTGCCCGCCGGGGGCCATGGAGGTAAAACTGCTCTAA